Proteins encoded within one genomic window of Besnoitia besnoiti strain Bb-Ger1 chromosome II, whole genome shotgun sequence:
- a CDS encoding hypothetical protein (encoded by transcript BESB_041090), with the protein MLMVLRENSGFSADEDAQSGVRDGIEGSRLTWGIGASAAPVTTAAVDQRSVVVRDGFSETGEKPAATSEKFHNAQDRRSDGSEAREEVGLESTVTLSRGRGDPLGRRSSREGERLLRSAGRSAPDRTRGVWGSVAHPGSLTRRKTASVFLAVVFLMASAWVKCLRVLPVSGTPRPKVGASRRRLGESDKGRLPSECAALTGSTTGAQGGGGDQQAGAGGADPVVSGVPEEEAGLAPPTTQARSESAGRETQPESGGTSGRTPEAQRRPLYVLPGRTPRFPVSTSVGSQDSRAGAKGGGRLGAPRVKESAKGSKAAALGVASEDQGEADKGPRPARSSTQERQGGGRPVDGHSGTGSGPKVTRRVVAGASLGPRQRKVEGPGSPADSPRVQRQGAFDRSGPTPPLRVSTSLGSQDSRGGQKRGGRPGRPSVKESAKGSKAAALGVASEDQGEVDKGPRPARSSTQERQGGGRPVDGHSGTGSGPKVTRRVVAGASLGPRQRKVEGPGSPADSPRVQRQGAFDRSGPTPPLRVSTSLGSQDSRGGQKRGGRPGRPSVKESAKGSKAAALGVASEDQGEVDKGPRPARSSTQVRQGGGRPVDGHSGTGSGPKVTRRVVAGASLGPRQRKVEGPGSPADSPRVQRQAAFDRSGKSGFFRMCVACGSEPRRGGQQSDGPPRVPKVKDSAKGSKAAALGVAGEDQGEADKGPRPARSSTQERQGGGRPVDGHSGTGSGPKVTRRVVAGASIGPHQRKVEGPVSPADSPRVQRQVAFDRSESSALFPIWVFLGSDIRRGGQEGDSRPGRPSVKESAKGSKAAALGVAGEDQGEADKGPRPARSSTQERQGGGRPVDGHSGTGSGPKVTRRVVAGASIGPQQVMVEGPVGPTRSPLVQTRPRFDLPGSASLVPVSSSLNSPGTETGGRAPGETGSADGGAGSGSVQLISLEEALAAISSPISPTAFPEKDRFEAPRSVNAATHAGEGSEGLASAEAVSSPPSRRRQWDRPPGLPSVQRRSRVDLTGSAPLVLVSSVLERLVSETSESRLAGPGLTDSAEDRRVTLLPVPEDRQGEGRPVDGHSGTGSGPKLISLEEALAAISSPISPTAFPEKDRFEAPRSVNAATHAGEGSEGMASAEAVSSPPSRRRQWDRPPGLPSVQRQSRVDLTGSASLAPVSSSFDSPGTETGGRAPGETGSADGGAGSGSVQLISLEEALAAISSPISPTASPEKDRREAPRNVETDTHAGEGSEGLASAEAVSPPPSQR; encoded by the exons ATGCTCATGGTTTTGCGCGAGAACTCGGGGTTCTCAGCGGATGAGGATGCTCAGTCTGGGGTGCGCGACGGAATTGAAGGCTCGCGGCTGACCTGGGGAATCggggcgagcgcagcgccagTTACAACTGCCGCTGTCGACCAGCGTAGTGTGGTGGTACGGGACGGCTTCTCTGAAACAGGCGAGAAGCCCGCGGCGACCAGCGAAAAGTTTCATAATGCTCAAGACAGGAGGAGCGATGGAAGtgaagcgcgcgaagaagtgGGTCTCGAGTCGACGGTCACTCTCTCTCGTGGGAGGGGGGATCCCTTGGGGAGGCGGTCGAGCAGAGAAGGGGAGCGTCTCCTGAGAAGTGCTGGCAGAAGCGCTCCCGACAGGACACGGGGTGTCTGGGGCTCGGTAGCTCATCCAGGTTCTCTGACACGGCGGAAAACTGCGAGTGTATTTCTGGCAGTTGTATTTCTCATGGCCAGCGCATGGGTAAAGTGCCTGCGCGTTTTGCCAGTGTCCGGCACCCCACGTCCGAAGGTGGGTGCCTCTCGCAGACGCCTTGGAGAGAGCGACAAGGGGCGTCTCCCCTCTGAGTGCGCCGCTTTGACAGGGTCCACAACCGGGGCGCAgggtggaggcggcgaccaACAGGCTGGGGCTGGAGGAGCTGACCCTGTCGTATCCGGCGTgccagaagaagaggcaggacTGGCACCGCCCACAACACAAGCTCGATCGGAGTCAGCGGGCCGAGAGACACAACCGGAATCTGGTGGGACCTCTGGCAGAACACCGGAGGCGCAACGACGTCCACTTTACGTCCTCCCAGGACGGACCCCTCGCTTCCCAGTTTCGACATCTGTTGGCAGCCAGGACAGTCGCGCCGGGGCGAAGGGCGGTGGACGATTGGGAGCTCCGAGGGTGAAGGAGTCTGCCAAGGGTTCAAAGGCTGCTGCCCTGGGTGTTGCCAGTGAGGATCAGGGAGAGGCCGACAAGGGGCCGAGACCGGCTCGCTCTTCGACACAAGAGCGTCAGGGTGGGGGACGCCCAGTGGACGGTCACAGCGGAACGGGGAGCGGACCCAAGGTGACGCGGCGTGTAGTGGCGGGTGCTTCACTTGGGCCTCGACAACGGAAGGTGGAGGGGCCTGGCAGCCCCGCTGACTCGCCAAGGGTACAGAGGCAGGGAGCCTTCGACCGCTCGGGGCCGACTCCTCCATTGCGGGTTTCGACATCTCTTGGAAGCCAGGACAGTCGTGGCGGGCAGAAGCGCGGTGGGCGACCGGGACGTCCAAGCGTGAAGGAGTCTGCCAAGGGTTCAAAGGCTGCTGCCCTGGGTGTTGCCAGTGAGGATCAGGGAGAGGTCGACAAGGGGCCGAGACCGGCTCGCTCTTCGACACAAGAGCGTCAGGGTGGGGGACGCCCAGTGGACGGTCACAGCGGAACGGGGAGCGGACCCAAGGTGACGCGGCGTGTAGTGGCGGGTGCTTCACTTGGGCCTCGACAACGGAAGGTGGAGGGGCCTGGCAGCCCCGCTGACTCGCCAAGGGTACAGAGGCAGGGAGCCTTCGACCGCTCGGGGCCGACTCCTCCATTGCGGGTTTCGACATCTCTTGGAAGCCAGGACAGTCGTGGCGGGCAGAAGCGCGGTGGGCGACCGGGACGTCCAAGCGTGAAGGAGTCTGCCAAGGGTTCAAAGGCTGCTGCCCTGGGTGTTGCCAGTGAGGATCAGGGAGAGGTCGACAAGGGGCCGAGACCGGCTCGCTCCTCGACACAAGTGCGTCAGGGTGGGGGACGCCCAGTGGACGGTCACAGCGGAACGGGGAGCGGACCCAAGGTGACACGGCGTGTAGTGGCGGGTGCTTCACTTGGGCCTCGACAACGGAAGGTGGAGGGGCCTGGCAGCCCCGCTGACTCGCCAAGGGTacagaggcaggcagccTTCGACCGTTCGGGGAAGTCCGGCTTCTTCCGTATGTGTGTCGCTTGCGGCAGtgagcctcgccgcggcgggcagcaGAGCGATGGTCCACCGAGAGTTCCGAAAGTGAAGGATTCTGCCAAGGGTTCAAAGGCTGCTGCCCTGGGTGTTGCCGGTGAGGATCAGGGAGAGGCCGACAAGGGGCCGAGACCGGCTCGCTCTTCGACACAAGAGCGTCAGGGTGGGGGACGCCCAGTGGACGGTCACAGCGGAACGGGGAGCGGACCCAAGGTGACGCGGCGTGTAGTGGCGGGTGCTTCAATTGGGCCTCATCAACGGAAGGTAGAGGGACCTGTCAGCCCTGCTGACTCGCCAAGGGTACAGAGGCAGGTAGCCTTCGACCGTTCAGAGTCGTCGGCCCTCTTCCCTATATGGGTTTTTTTAGGCAGTGAcattcgccgcggcgggcaggAGGGCGACAGTCGACCGGGACGTCCAAGCGTGAAGGAGTCTGCCAAGGGTTCAAAGGCTGCTGCCCTGGGTGTTGCGGGTGAGGATCAGGGAGAGGCCGACAAGGGGCCGAGACCGGCTCGCTCTTCGACACAAGAGCGTCAGGGTGGGGGACGCCCAGTGGACGGTCACAGCGGAACGGGGAGCGGACCCAAGGTGACGCGGCGTGTAGTGGCGGGTGCTTCAATTGGGCCTCAACAAGTAATGGTGGAGGGGCCTGTCGGCCCTACTAGATCGCCGCTGGTACAGACGCGGCCTCGCTTCGACCTGCCGGGGTCGGCTTCTCTCGTCCCGGTGTCGTCGTCTTTAAACAGCCCTGGAACAGAGACGGGCGGACGAGCACCGGGCGAGACTGGCTCGGCCGATGGGGGAGCGGGTTCCGGGTCTGTGCAGTTGATTTCTTTGGAAGAGGCGCTGGCAGCCATTTCATCACCCATCTCACCCACGGCGTTTCCAGAAAAGGATCGGTttgaagcgccgcgcagtGTGAATGCAGCCACTCACGCGGGTGAAGGGTCTGAGGGTttggcgagcgcggaagccgtttcgtcgcctccgtctcgaCGACGGCAGTGGGATCGACCTCCTGGATTGCCAAGCGTACAGAGGCGGTCTCGCGTCGATCTGACGGGATCGGCGCCTCTCGTCCTGGTGTCGTCGGTTTTGGAGAGGCTTGTATCAGAGACAAGTGAAAGTCGACTCGCGGGACCGGGGTTGACGGATTCGGCAGAGGACCGACGGGTTACACTTCTGCCTGTACCGGAAGACCGACAGGGTGAAGGACGCCCAGTGGACGGTCACAGCGGAACGGGGAGCGGACCCAAG TTGATTTCTTTGGAAGAGGCGCTGGCAGCCATTTCATCACCCATCTCACCCACGGCGTTTCCAGAAAAGGATCGGTttgaagcgccgcgcagtGTGAATGCAGCCACTCACGCGGGTGAAGGGTCTGAGGGTatggcgagcgcggaagccgtttcgtcgcctccgtctcgaCGACGGCAGTGGGATCGACCTCCTGGATTGCCAAGCGTACAGAGGCAGTCTCGCGTCGATCTGACGGGATcggcttctctcgcgccggtGTCGTCGTCTTTCGACAGCCCTGGAACAGAGACGGGCGGACGAGCACCGGGCGAGACTGGCTCGGCCGATGGGGGAGCGGGTTCCGGGTCTGTGCAGTTGATTTCTTTGGAAGAGGCGCTGGCAGCCATTTCATCACCCATCTCACCCACGGCGTCTCCAGAAAAGGATCGgcgtgaagcgccgcgcaATGTGGAGACGGACACTCACGCGGGCGAGGGGTCTGAGGGTttggcgagcgcggaagccgtttctccgcctccgtctcAACGGTGA